In candidate division KSB1 bacterium, one genomic interval encodes:
- a CDS encoding class I SAM-dependent methyltransferase — protein MSFVKQKDYYSHVRSDLLKLLPSQLTLEKVLDVGCGVGVTGQYLKDQMRVKEVVGIELNAEAAHQARAVLDQVVIGDIQQIELPFGPDHFDCIICADLLEHLFNPWAVLNKLKAYLKPTGWMLLSVPNVQHWSMIVNLLRGEWRYQHEGILDNTHIRFFTRSSVRDMVEQAGYEIEIIKGVMGQEVRLFNLVTLGVFSDFLSFRYFVLARKSNRK, from the coding sequence ATGAGCTTCGTCAAACAAAAAGACTACTACTCACATGTGCGATCTGATCTGTTGAAATTGTTGCCATCCCAATTAACACTCGAAAAAGTGCTGGATGTCGGTTGTGGTGTTGGTGTTACAGGACAATATCTCAAAGACCAGATGCGGGTGAAAGAAGTAGTCGGAATCGAGCTCAATGCCGAAGCAGCGCACCAAGCGAGGGCGGTTTTGGACCAAGTGGTAATCGGCGACATTCAACAGATCGAGCTGCCTTTTGGGCCAGACCATTTTGATTGCATCATCTGTGCCGACCTATTGGAACATCTATTTAACCCCTGGGCAGTTCTTAATAAGCTGAAAGCTTACTTGAAACCCACTGGCTGGATGTTGTTGAGCGTCCCGAACGTTCAGCACTGGTCGATGATCGTCAATTTGCTGAGGGGGGAATGGCGATATCAGCATGAAGGAATTCTGGATAATACTCATATCCGATTTTTCACACGATCGAGCGTGCGAGACATGGTGGAGCAAGCAGGTTATGAAATCGAAATAATCAAAGGTGTAATGGGCCAAGAAGTTCGTTTATTTAATCTTGTCACTTTAGGTGTTTTCTCGGATTTTTTATCGTTTCGCTATTTTGTCCTGGCGAGAAAATCGAACCGCAAATAA
- a CDS encoding glycosyltransferase family 2 protein: MNHKRVPSVAVIILNWNNWQDTVECLESLAQIDYPNYQVIVIDNGSSDDSVVQLKHRFDWIRLFETGENLGFSAGVNYGIERAKDSELVLLLNNDTIVAPNFLTELVKTIQSDNTIGLVGGRIYYLDVAKTDTALFCRQNKIWSAGGGISKLTKKAFHIGDKKIDHGQYDQQREVDFLSGCCLLIKREVFEKIGLLDPDYFMYYEDVDFCLRAKAHAYKIVYSPKAIIWHKIRQVARKQFADYYRMRNHFVLLKKRYSDMFVTRCLIGLCLLIERTGRIIFRKFVYQDTEKISDRISALLDGFREGLIWSNT, encoded by the coding sequence ATGAACCATAAGCGCGTCCCTTCAGTTGCAGTTATCATTTTAAATTGGAATAATTGGCAAGATACGGTTGAATGTCTGGAATCATTGGCGCAGATCGATTATCCCAATTATCAGGTGATTGTTATTGATAATGGATCTTCCGATGATTCGGTTGTTCAGCTCAAACACCGATTTGATTGGATTCGATTATTTGAGACAGGAGAAAATTTAGGTTTCAGCGCTGGCGTCAATTATGGCATAGAGCGGGCAAAAGATTCAGAATTGGTTTTATTACTGAACAATGACACCATCGTCGCTCCAAATTTTTTAACTGAGTTAGTAAAGACAATTCAATCTGATAACACGATTGGGTTAGTTGGAGGAAGGATTTATTATCTCGATGTAGCCAAAACTGATACCGCATTATTCTGTCGACAAAATAAAATTTGGTCTGCTGGCGGAGGTATTAGTAAGCTCACTAAAAAAGCTTTCCATATCGGGGACAAAAAAATCGACCATGGGCAATACGACCAACAGCGAGAGGTAGATTTCTTATCTGGCTGCTGTTTGCTGATAAAACGAGAGGTATTTGAAAAAATCGGACTACTGGATCCTGATTATTTTATGTATTATGAAGATGTCGATTTTTGTCTGCGGGCTAAGGCACATGCCTATAAAATTGTTTATTCACCGAAGGCGATTATCTGGCACAAAATTCGGCAAGTGGCAAGAAAACAATTCGCCGACTACTATCGAATGCGGAACCATTTCGTACTTTTAAAGAAGCGATATTCCGATATGTTCGTTACCCGTTGCCTGATTGGGTTGTGCCTTTTGATTGAAAGAACAGGACGGATAATATTCAGAAAATTCGTTTATCAAGACACTGAAAAAATAAGTGATCGCATCTCTGCTCTGCTTGATGGTTTCCGAGAGGGATTGATCTGGTCAAATACATGA
- a CDS encoding oligosaccharide repeat unit polymerase, with protein sequence MNEKLIKYKRFLKWSLTFIVLETAFLIVSLNNELFFSKVLINYLLVLSLVPLVIEQIKRGKIDPLSPFAIFSFSYTLLFGIKAVDILVFRRILFLEDHQFYIKALIYAIIGLHFFQIGYFTKAWQLLTKKRQIIKPIWSFKKFQHILSFYSIISIISFLVIIKLSGGFSFYFQNIHAAMVKITSGSALFFMAVLLIEVPLLLWFSYVLELKKNAFAFSLFLALVLFLFFSLGERGHLISLVISLLAIYHYEKKNLTLKSLVLFAVAFILFLSIYGQYREFSKHNISIKRLGFNAKIGLEAVYHTAMADFDQLIRVKDILKHTPDGLDYQLGKTFLNLFFKPIPSRIWDEKPQGAGLIVTKHLYPKHFQAHVTVAPSLIGELYLNFHIVGIILGFFVFGVMSRALYEKLQFCQGNKNFLIIYATLLPFIYSELRGDFAVVTSFLIFKLFFLLLALNYVTVQQNRYAFSDKGLIEISTHYENLH encoded by the coding sequence ATGAATGAAAAATTAATCAAATACAAGCGATTTTTAAAATGGTCCTTGACTTTTATCGTACTAGAAACTGCTTTTTTAATCGTTTCTTTGAATAACGAATTATTTTTTTCCAAAGTTTTGATCAATTATTTATTAGTTTTATCGCTTGTACCATTGGTCATTGAACAGATCAAACGGGGTAAAATCGATCCGTTATCTCCTTTCGCTATTTTTTCTTTCTCTTATACTTTGCTATTTGGGATAAAAGCGGTAGATATCCTAGTGTTTAGGCGGATCCTTTTTCTGGAAGATCATCAATTTTATATTAAAGCCTTAATCTATGCAATTATTGGGTTGCACTTCTTTCAAATAGGCTATTTTACAAAAGCCTGGCAGCTTCTAACCAAGAAGAGGCAAATCATTAAGCCCATTTGGTCATTTAAAAAATTTCAGCATATCCTAAGTTTCTATTCTATTATAAGCATTATATCGTTTTTGGTCATCATCAAATTGTCAGGAGGTTTTTCATTTTACTTTCAAAACATCCATGCCGCCATGGTAAAAATAACTTCTGGATCTGCCTTGTTTTTCATGGCGGTTCTGCTCATTGAGGTGCCATTGCTATTGTGGTTTAGTTATGTTTTAGAATTAAAAAAAAATGCTTTTGCTTTTAGCCTCTTTTTAGCACTGGTGCTATTTTTGTTTTTTTCCCTCGGTGAGCGCGGACATCTCATTTCGTTGGTCATCTCCTTATTAGCCATTTATCATTATGAAAAAAAGAATTTAACTTTGAAATCTTTAGTGCTTTTTGCTGTGGCTTTTATTTTATTTCTGAGCATCTATGGTCAGTACAGAGAATTTAGCAAACATAATATATCAATCAAACGTTTAGGATTCAATGCAAAAATCGGATTGGAGGCCGTATATCACACGGCAATGGCGGATTTTGATCAATTGATCCGAGTAAAAGATATTTTAAAACACACACCAGATGGTTTAGATTATCAACTCGGAAAAACCTTTTTGAATTTATTTTTCAAACCGATCCCATCGAGGATATGGGACGAAAAGCCACAGGGTGCTGGACTGATTGTTACCAAACATTTATACCCCAAACACTTTCAAGCCCATGTGACGGTTGCTCCTTCGTTAATTGGAGAATTATATTTAAATTTTCATATCGTTGGAATAATTTTGGGATTTTTTGTATTTGGCGTGATGAGTAGGGCGCTATATGAAAAGCTTCAATTCTGCCAAGGCAATAAAAATTTTTTAATCATATATGCGACATTGTTGCCATTCATTTATAGTGAACTAAGAGGTGATTTCGCGGTAGTGACCTCCTTTTTAATTTTTAAGCTCTTTTTTTTACTATTAGCTCTAAATTATGTCACGGTACAACAGAATCGTTATGCTTTTTCCGATAAAGGTTTAATTGAGATAAGTACACATTATGAAAATTTGCATTGA
- a CDS encoding glycosyltransferase family 4 protein translates to MKICIDARVIINHQTGLGNYTYNLIKSLLSIDQENSYLIFIGSSLRKDHPIHLLEQKNLIKKILNIPPVSIVQHALLPIELIKENPDIYHYPNWDIPLFHPIKSIFTVHDLTYLLLNDAYLKHKWIKRSYTKLNILWGLKKAKKIIAVSESTKKDLLNHFQVVPNKINVVYEACEDIFDSDNLTNSTMKYPHEPEKEFKYFLCVAETRPHKNLVRTIQAFNLFREQHKGYKLIITGKPYSSYLEPQKIVDQLNLKDDVLFYGYVETNKLVRLYQNAEALLFVSLYEGFGLPILEAMSCRTAVITSNLSATNEIAGDAAIKVNPYDVNAISEAMNRIVEDKTLKDSLILKGLERKRHFSWLKAAEQTLAVYEAAYNN, encoded by the coding sequence ATGAAAATTTGCATTGATGCGCGAGTGATAATCAATCATCAGACTGGTTTGGGTAATTACACTTATAATTTGATAAAGTCATTGCTATCCATAGATCAAGAAAATTCATATTTAATTTTTATAGGAAGCTCATTGCGCAAAGATCATCCAATTCACTTGTTAGAGCAAAAGAATCTAATAAAAAAAATTTTGAATATACCTCCAGTATCGATCGTGCAACACGCATTATTGCCAATCGAGCTGATAAAAGAAAATCCAGATATATATCATTATCCAAATTGGGATATTCCATTATTTCATCCAATCAAGTCTATTTTTACAGTACACGATCTGACTTATTTGCTATTGAATGACGCATATTTAAAACACAAATGGATCAAGAGATCTTATACAAAATTGAATATACTTTGGGGGCTCAAAAAAGCAAAAAAAATAATTGCGGTATCAGAAAGCACCAAAAAAGACTTGCTGAATCATTTTCAAGTTGTTCCGAACAAAATCAATGTTGTCTATGAGGCATGCGAAGATATTTTTGATAGTGATAATTTGACAAATTCAACAATGAAATATCCTCATGAGCCGGAGAAGGAATTCAAATATTTCCTTTGCGTTGCTGAAACACGACCACACAAAAATTTGGTTCGAACCATCCAAGCTTTCAACCTTTTTAGAGAGCAACATAAGGGTTATAAACTTATCATCACTGGCAAACCGTATTCGTCCTATTTGGAGCCCCAAAAAATAGTGGACCAGTTAAATTTGAAAGATGATGTGCTCTTTTATGGTTATGTGGAGACTAATAAATTGGTTCGGTTATATCAAAATGCAGAGGCTTTGCTATTTGTTTCCCTTTATGAGGGATTTGGATTGCCCATTTTAGAAGCAATGTCCTGCAGAACGGCTGTGATAACATCCAATTTATCTGCCACCAATGAGATTGCTGGGGATGCTGCGATTAAGGTTAACCCGTACGATGTGAATGCAATCTCTGAAGCAATGAACAGAATTGTTGAAGATAAAACGCTTAAAGACAGCTTAATTCTCAAAGGACTCGAAAGAAAAAGGCATTTTAGCTGGTTAAAGGCAGCAGAACAGACACTGGCTGTTTATGAAGCAGCATACAATAATTAG